One genomic window of Evansella cellulosilytica DSM 2522 includes the following:
- a CDS encoding NADH-quinone oxidoreductase subunit J, with protein MNTQMIIFLILAILAIACSVLVLQLRRISHRVVSMAFVFFAIAGLYFLLGADFIGIIQIIVYAGAVTILFIFGMMMTEHRNVTFSAHPRRAHRVLSFIGVATLLGFMLYGILGLDLPASEPYEGTAEAIGLELYGHYVVAFLAMGFLLTAALIGAIVIARKEAE; from the coding sequence GTGAATACGCAAATGATCATCTTTCTCATTCTCGCAATATTAGCCATCGCGTGTTCTGTACTCGTTCTCCAGCTTAGACGCATCTCGCACCGAGTTGTATCGATGGCGTTCGTCTTCTTCGCCATTGCAGGGTTGTATTTTTTACTAGGCGCTGACTTTATCGGGATCATACAGATCATCGTTTACGCAGGTGCGGTTACGATTCTGTTTATCTTCGGTATGATGATGACCGAGCACCGCAATGTTACCTTTAGCGCACACCCGCGCAGAGCGCATCGCGTGCTTAGCTTTATCGGTGTCGCGACATTACTTGGCTTTATGCTATACGGCATTTTAGGTCTAGATCTCCCAGCAAGTGAGCCGTATGAAGGTACAGCAGAAGCAATTGGACTAGAACTATATGGCCATTACGTTGTCGCCTTTTTAGCAATGGGCTTTTTGCTTACGGCAGCGCTCATCGGTGCCATCGTTATAGCGCGGAAGGAGGCGGAATGA
- a CDS encoding NADH-quinone oxidoreductase subunit C — protein sequence MSQEVLELVVKKVNNVLGEETLTLKTADEESAESEEEQEEQEELALLNFDRPMIILTSEQWKENVAKALRDDPELQFDFLSCVTGVDYDEHMEVVYNFYSTTKKHYLYVKVRTSRENPSVISVDSIWKAADYMEREIYDLLGIDFPGHWNLKRILLQDEWEGHPLRKDYITDKKALGLD from the coding sequence ATGAGTCAGGAAGTATTAGAGTTAGTCGTGAAAAAAGTGAACAATGTACTAGGAGAAGAGACACTGACACTTAAAACGGCTGATGAAGAATCCGCCGAATCCGAAGAAGAGCAAGAAGAACAAGAAGAGCTCGCATTGCTCAATTTTGATAGACCAATGATCATTCTTACTTCAGAACAATGGAAAGAAAACGTCGCAAAAGCACTCCGCGATGATCCGGAACTACAATTTGATTTCCTTTCCTGTGTGACGGGTGTTGACTATGATGAACATATGGAAGTCGTTTACAATTTTTACTCAACAACGAAGAAGCATTATTTATATGTGAAGGTGAGAACGTCAAGAGAGAACCCGTCGGTCATTTCTGTAGATTCTATATGGAAAGCGGCTGATTATATGGAAAGAGAAATTTATGATTTATTAGGAATTGATTTCCCAGGCCATTGGAATTTAAAGCGTATTTTGCTCCAAGATGAGTGGGAAGGCCATCCACTCAGGAAAGACTACATTACTGATAAAAAAGCTCTCGGGCTGGATTAG
- the nuoL gene encoding NADH-quinone oxidoreductase subunit L, which translates to MIQNAWLIPVFPLIAFIILLFVGKMLKQKAAYVGITAMALSFILSIIVLVERIGGETYTFVLEWLTFGTSTITMGFEVTPLNAMMLIVVTLVSLLVHIFSKEYMHEDDRIHMFYAYLGLFSFSMLGLVLAPNILQLFIFWELVGLCSFLLVGFWFFKPEAAAAAKKAFLTTRIGDVGLLIGLVILFNQTGSFEYGEIFAALEAGLINDTMITVIAICIFLGAVGKSAQFPLHVWLPDAMEGPTPVSALIHAATMVAAGVYLVGVMYPLFLASSTAMTVVAYTGAITAFFAATIALVNTDIKRILAYSTISQLGFMMLALGTAGYVAGMFHLMTHAFFKALLFLGAGSVIYAVHHRQDIRKMGGLWSRMKVTSITFLLGSLAIAGIFPFAGFWSKEEILASAFINGDMFLFTIALITAFMTAFYMFRLFFKAFTGKFRGDHEPHENSKFMTVPLSVLAVLAVVAGLVNAPFFGHQLEGFLTQGLNVGYQPHGELWLAAVSIAVAVAGIGLAAAMYWKGVISEDFFAKKLPAVHKLFLNKWYIDEIYQTVFVRPTVAIGKLFYDMDRIIVDGIVNFVGRATRGTGRAFAKTHDGQVQTYGLVTLIGGLIVVAIAFVVGGYIG; encoded by the coding sequence ATGATACAAAATGCCTGGTTAATTCCAGTTTTTCCACTAATCGCCTTCATCATACTGTTATTTGTAGGGAAAATGCTCAAACAAAAAGCTGCCTACGTCGGAATAACAGCGATGGCCTTGTCGTTCATCCTGTCCATAATTGTCCTAGTTGAACGAATTGGTGGAGAAACGTACACATTTGTCTTAGAATGGCTAACATTTGGAACGAGTACAATCACCATGGGATTCGAAGTAACACCGCTTAACGCGATGATGCTCATCGTCGTAACCCTCGTGAGTTTACTCGTACACATATTTTCAAAGGAATACATGCATGAAGACGATCGCATCCACATGTTTTACGCGTACCTTGGCTTGTTTTCCTTCTCCATGCTCGGATTGGTGCTTGCACCGAATATTTTACAGCTCTTCATTTTCTGGGAGTTAGTAGGACTTTGTTCGTTCCTGCTCGTCGGATTTTGGTTCTTTAAGCCAGAAGCAGCAGCGGCAGCGAAAAAAGCATTCCTTACGACTCGTATTGGTGACGTTGGTTTACTCATCGGACTCGTCATCCTCTTCAACCAAACAGGCTCGTTCGAATATGGAGAAATATTCGCAGCCCTTGAAGCAGGACTCATTAACGATACGATGATCACCGTCATTGCCATCTGTATCTTCTTAGGTGCCGTTGGTAAATCAGCTCAATTCCCGCTTCACGTCTGGCTACCAGATGCGATGGAAGGTCCAACACCAGTATCTGCACTTATCCACGCCGCAACAATGGTTGCAGCAGGGGTGTACTTAGTTGGTGTGATGTACCCATTATTCCTAGCATCAAGTACTGCTATGACAGTTGTCGCGTACACAGGGGCAATCACCGCGTTTTTCGCCGCGACCATTGCGCTCGTGAATACAGATATAAAACGAATTCTAGCATACTCTACGATTAGCCAGCTCGGATTCATGATGCTCGCACTCGGAACTGCAGGCTATGTTGCAGGAATGTTCCATTTAATGACACACGCCTTCTTCAAAGCACTTCTATTCCTAGGCGCAGGAAGCGTCATTTATGCCGTGCATCATAGGCAAGATATAAGAAAAATGGGTGGCTTATGGAGCCGCATGAAAGTTACATCCATTACATTTTTACTCGGTTCACTTGCGATCGCAGGAATCTTCCCATTCGCTGGTTTCTGGAGTAAAGAGGAAATATTAGCGTCTGCATTCATAAACGGTGACATGTTCCTATTTACGATTGCACTCATTACCGCCTTTATGACAGCGTTCTATATGTTCCGTCTATTCTTTAAAGCCTTTACTGGAAAATTTCGTGGCGACCACGAACCACATGAGAATTCTAAGTTCATGACCGTTCCACTATCGGTTCTCGCTGTGTTAGCTGTCGTTGCTGGTTTAGTTAATGCGCCGTTCTTTGGCCATCAATTAGAAGGGTTTTTAACGCAAGGGTTAAACGTCGGATATCAGCCACATGGTGAGCTTTGGTTAGCTGCCGTTTCGATAGCAGTCGCCGTTGCAGGTATCGGTCTTGCCGCTGCAATGTACTGGAAGGGCGTCATTAGTGAAGACTTCTTTGCGAAAAAACTACCAGCTGTTCATAAGTTATTTCTTAACAAATGGTATATCGATGAAATATATCAAACAGTGTTTGTCAGACCAACAGTAGCTATCGGAAAGCTGTTCTACGACATGGATCGTATCATTGTTGACGGCATCGTCAACTTCGTCGGTCGCGCAACACGCGGTACAGGGCGTGCTTTTGCGAAAACGCATGATGGTCAAGTACAAACATACGGACTTGTAACACTCATCGGAGGATTGATTGTAGTAGCAATTGCCTTCGTAGTAGGGGGGTATATCGGATGA
- the nuoK gene encoding NADH-quinone oxidoreductase subunit NuoK, protein MVSINLFLALAAILFCIGLYGVLTRRHLVIVLASVELMLNAVNINLVAFSSIGPAAGITGQVFTLFIIAVAAAEVAVGLAILIALYKNRESIDVIKHDLLRW, encoded by the coding sequence ATGGTCTCCATTAATCTCTTTTTAGCACTAGCGGCCATTTTGTTTTGCATAGGACTTTATGGTGTGTTGACAAGACGACATTTAGTCATCGTACTTGCCAGTGTGGAACTTATGCTTAACGCTGTAAACATTAACTTAGTCGCGTTTTCAAGTATTGGCCCTGCAGCAGGAATAACAGGGCAAGTGTTTACATTGTTTATCATTGCCGTTGCAGCTGCAGAAGTGGCAGTAGGGCTTGCGATACTGATTGCTCTCTACAAAAATAGAGAATCAATCGATGTCATAAAACATGACCTACTACGTTGGTAA
- a CDS encoding NuoI/complex I 23 kDa subunit family protein, with amino-acid sequence MFRLLKGFGVTFNYFRKKKITIQYPDEQVVMPERFRGIHRFFPDKCIVCNLCVTACPTDVITLTGKKSEENPKKKIIDTYNIDFQGCILCDFCTEVCPTDAIVMTARYDNLSSFNRSEHFKDIEWLTNNHVYGYYEESDPVPEMGERGERK; translated from the coding sequence ATGTTTCGATTATTAAAAGGCTTCGGCGTAACCTTTAACTACTTTAGGAAGAAAAAGATCACCATCCAATATCCTGATGAACAAGTAGTTATGCCGGAACGTTTCCGAGGAATCCATCGATTTTTTCCAGATAAATGTATCGTATGTAATTTATGCGTAACAGCATGCCCGACAGACGTAATTACACTTACAGGGAAAAAATCCGAAGAGAATCCGAAGAAAAAAATTATTGATACGTATAACATCGATTTCCAAGGCTGTATCCTTTGTGACTTCTGTACAGAGGTATGTCCGACAGATGCGATCGTGATGACAGCGCGTTACGATAATTTAAGCTCGTTTAATCGTTCTGAGCATTTTAAAGATATTGAATGGTTAACAAACAACCATGTGTATGGCTACTACGAGGAATCAGACCCTGTGCCTGAGATGGGAGAAAGAGGTGAACGTAAGTGA
- a CDS encoding NuoB/complex I 20 kDa subunit family protein gives MELKGFKDTEQYDPRILEDIKRNVFFTKVEQLKAWSRTRSLWPLSFGLACCAIEMMGTGAARYDFDRFGVIFRASPRHSDVMIVAGTVTSKMAPVLRTLYDQMPEPKWVISMGSCATCGGPYKEAYSVVNGVDKVVPVDVYVPGCPPTPPALLDGVDLLREKIRREAKGEKVGQE, from the coding sequence ATGGAACTAAAAGGCTTTAAAGACACAGAACAGTATGACCCTCGAATTCTAGAGGACATAAAAAGGAATGTATTTTTCACAAAGGTTGAACAGTTAAAAGCGTGGTCACGTACACGTTCGTTATGGCCATTATCATTTGGGCTAGCATGCTGTGCAATTGAGATGATGGGGACAGGGGCAGCGAGGTATGACTTTGATAGATTTGGAGTTATTTTCCGAGCGTCACCGAGGCATTCCGATGTCATGATTGTTGCAGGTACAGTTACATCTAAAATGGCGCCTGTGTTGAGAACATTATATGACCAAATGCCAGAGCCAAAATGGGTAATTTCCATGGGATCCTGTGCAACATGTGGGGGTCCATACAAAGAGGCATATAGCGTAGTAAACGGTGTTGACAAAGTTGTTCCAGTTGATGTTTACGTGCCAGGGTGTCCACCAACACCACCTGCGTTACTAGATGGTGTAGACTTGCTTCGTGAGAAAATTCGCCGTGAAGCAAAAGGAGAGAAGGTGGGGCAAGAATGA
- the nuoH gene encoding NADH-quinone oxidoreductase subunit NuoH, which produces MDLLYMVIYAVAVLGALLGAVTYTILFERKVIGYMQVRNGPNRHGLWGMMQTIADVTKLLMKEDIIPRGADRTIFIMAPVIAFAPAFMVFAVISWSENLYAADLNIGVLYFLGVSSMTMLGVLMGGWSSNNKYSLLGAIRGVSQMISYELPLVLSILGIVILAGSLNLRDIVFFQAEIGMWFIIPQFLGFVIYMISAIAELNRSPFDLPEAESELVSGYHTEYSGFRFAFFMLAEYTYAIAIAAFATTLFLGGWLGPAFLPGVVWFLLKMCLFMFVWFWLRATLPRARVDKLMQFCWKVLIPLALLNIVITAILKVGMGW; this is translated from the coding sequence ATGGATCTCCTATATATGGTCATATATGCCGTAGCTGTATTAGGGGCCTTACTCGGGGCTGTTACCTATACGATCCTTTTTGAGCGAAAAGTAATCGGATATATGCAAGTGCGTAACGGTCCAAACCGACACGGACTTTGGGGTATGATGCAAACAATCGCAGACGTAACAAAGCTTCTGATGAAAGAGGATATCATTCCTAGAGGCGCAGACAGAACAATTTTTATCATGGCACCAGTCATTGCCTTTGCACCAGCGTTTATGGTGTTCGCCGTCATTTCTTGGAGTGAAAATCTGTATGCTGCAGATTTGAATATCGGTGTTCTTTACTTTCTAGGTGTATCCTCGATGACAATGCTAGGAGTACTTATGGGAGGATGGAGCTCCAATAACAAGTATTCCTTACTAGGGGCGATACGTGGTGTATCCCAGATGATCAGCTATGAGCTACCACTCGTACTATCAATTCTTGGGATCGTCATATTAGCAGGCTCGTTAAACTTACGAGACATCGTATTTTTCCAAGCTGAAATTGGGATGTGGTTTATCATTCCACAATTCCTAGGCTTTGTTATTTACATGATTTCTGCTATAGCCGAACTAAATCGCTCACCATTTGACTTACCTGAAGCAGAGTCGGAGCTCGTATCAGGTTATCATACGGAATACTCTGGATTTAGATTCGCGTTCTTTATGCTTGCAGAATATACGTATGCAATTGCCATCGCTGCATTTGCTACGACATTATTCCTAGGCGGATGGTTAGGGCCAGCGTTTTTACCAGGTGTTGTTTGGTTCCTACTGAAAATGTGTTTATTCATGTTCGTATGGTTCTGGCTTCGTGCTACGTTACCGAGAGCGAGAGTGGATAAACTGATGCAATTTTGCTGGAAGGTTCTCATTCCGTTAGCATTACTGAACATCGTAATTACTGCAATATTAAAAGTGGGGATGGGGTGGTAA
- a CDS encoding NADH-quinone oxidoreductase subunit A — protein MGLGVYFDNYIYVLIFMVLGVALPVVALTFGRLLRPNNPYSKKLQTYESGIEPTGDAQVRYHVAYYIVALEFVIFDIETVFLYPWAVALGQLGWVGLNAMLIFIAILGLGLAYSWKKKVLEWN, from the coding sequence ATGGGGCTGGGAGTATATTTTGACAACTATATTTATGTGTTAATCTTCATGGTATTAGGTGTAGCACTTCCAGTAGTTGCGCTCACATTTGGACGTTTGCTTCGCCCAAATAATCCTTACAGCAAGAAGCTACAAACGTACGAGAGTGGGATTGAGCCAACAGGTGATGCGCAAGTGAGGTATCACGTTGCGTATTACATCGTAGCACTTGAGTTTGTGATCTTTGATATTGAAACCGTTTTCTTATACCCGTGGGCTGTAGCTTTAGGTCAGCTCGGTTGGGTAGGTCTTAATGCCATGTTAATCTTCATTGCAATTCTAGGCTTAGGGCTTGCATATTCTTGGAAAAAGAAGGTGCTAGAATGGAACTAA
- a CDS encoding complex I subunit 4 family protein: protein MNPFILTWLVFLPLAGALLILTVPKENKNLVRSIATGTSILALVVSLVVWGMFDRANPDMQMNHFFQWFDLGFLQINYHLGVDGLSAPLLVLTTIVTTLSIFASFTIQNRVKEFYVWTLVLLTGMLGVFVALDMFLFFLFFELTLIPMFFIIAIWGGKAKEYAAFKFLLYTGLGSAIMFITFIAMYYVALQASGYATFNMIVLADIFANVEVSSTVKAGLFLALFVAFAVKLPIFPFHTWLPNAHVEAPTAASMILAGVLLKMGGYGLIRIGIGVFPDQAARFATLIALLGVVNIIYGALLALVQTDLKRLVAFSSISHMGIVLLGIASFTESGMQGAIFQLVSHGFIAALLFFMVGAIYERTKTRTISELGGLSKSIPILAGFMLAAAMASVGLPGLSGFVSELLAFIGIFGADASILPAAAWFGVIGGIGIILTAAYLLWAMQRTTFGQLDDKYKELKDARPLEYIPMIGLLAFSLLIGVYPNILSDVINITVIDIVSKIGG, encoded by the coding sequence ATGAACCCATTCATACTCACATGGCTTGTATTTTTACCATTAGCCGGGGCATTGCTCATATTAACAGTACCTAAAGAAAACAAAAATTTAGTTCGTTCTATCGCAACGGGGACTTCGATACTCGCGTTAGTCGTATCACTCGTTGTTTGGGGAATGTTTGACCGTGCAAACCCAGATATGCAAATGAATCACTTTTTCCAATGGTTTGACTTAGGTTTTCTCCAAATTAACTATCACTTAGGTGTAGACGGATTATCGGCACCGTTACTCGTACTAACGACGATCGTAACAACGCTATCGATATTCGCGTCATTTACGATTCAAAATCGTGTAAAAGAGTTTTACGTTTGGACACTCGTCCTACTAACAGGGATGCTAGGAGTATTCGTTGCACTAGATATGTTCCTATTCTTCCTATTCTTTGAGCTAACACTTATCCCAATGTTTTTCATTATCGCGATTTGGGGTGGTAAAGCAAAGGAATACGCAGCATTTAAGTTTTTACTATACACAGGCTTAGGTAGTGCAATCATGTTCATTACATTCATTGCAATGTACTACGTGGCACTACAAGCGAGTGGCTATGCAACATTTAACATGATCGTACTCGCTGACATTTTTGCAAACGTAGAAGTGTCCTCGACTGTAAAAGCAGGATTGTTTTTAGCACTATTCGTTGCATTCGCAGTAAAGCTTCCTATTTTTCCATTCCATACGTGGCTACCAAATGCCCACGTCGAAGCACCAACAGCTGCTAGTATGATTTTAGCTGGTGTCCTTCTGAAAATGGGTGGATACGGTTTAATTCGTATCGGGATTGGTGTTTTCCCAGATCAAGCAGCGCGCTTCGCAACATTAATTGCACTGCTCGGTGTCGTGAACATCATCTATGGAGCATTACTCGCACTCGTTCAAACGGATTTAAAGCGTCTCGTTGCTTTCTCGAGTATTAGTCATATGGGTATCGTGCTATTAGGAATTGCTTCATTCACAGAATCAGGAATGCAAGGGGCAATCTTCCAGCTCGTATCACATGGCTTTATCGCAGCACTTCTATTCTTTATGGTAGGTGCAATATACGAAAGAACGAAAACACGTACTATTTCCGAGCTTGGTGGCTTATCAAAGTCGATACCGATTTTAGCAGGATTTATGCTCGCAGCAGCAATGGCTTCTGTAGGATTACCAGGTCTTTCAGGCTTTGTGAGTGAATTGCTCGCATTCATCGGTATTTTCGGAGCTGATGCTAGCATTTTACCAGCTGCAGCTTGGTTCGGTGTCATCGGAGGAATTGGTATTATTTTAACGGCTGCTTACTTGTTATGGGCAATGCAGCGTACGACGTTCGGTCAGTTAGACGATAAATATAAAGAACTAAAAGATGCACGTCCACTGGAATACATCCCAATGATCGGTTTGCTCGCATTTAGCTTACTTATTGGTGTATATCCGAACATCTTAAGTGACGTCATTAACATTACAGTAATCGACATTGTGTCGAAGATAGGGGGTTAA
- a CDS encoding NADH-quinone oxidoreductase subunit D → MSIKTETMTLNMGPQHPSTHGVFRIVVEVDGETIRKVEPVMGYLHRGSEKLAERFMYTQFIPYTDRLDYMNAMTNNYVYCAAVEKLLGWEIPERAEYLRVITMELNRIASHLVWWGTYLLDIGALSPFLYAFRDRDHCLDLLNEISGARMTFNYMRIGGVKWDAPDGWIDRVKEKVNVLRENIAEYDTLVTGNEIFQSRTMGVGKLTKEQVINWGLSGPLARASGVNIDIRKEEPYSIYDRFDFDIPVREEGDVFARYKVRIAELYESLKIIEQACEQIPEGGDIITKKGKRIMMIKPPAGEAYTRAEASKGEIGVYAISNGKNKPYRIKLRRPSFVNVSILQELLIGQNIQDLVAIFGSLDIVLGEVDA, encoded by the coding sequence ATGTCGATAAAAACAGAAACGATGACATTAAACATGGGTCCACAACACCCTAGTACACACGGAGTATTTCGAATCGTAGTGGAAGTCGATGGGGAAACGATTAGAAAGGTAGAACCAGTGATGGGCTACTTACACCGTGGATCCGAAAAACTAGCAGAACGCTTCATGTATACACAGTTTATTCCTTACACAGATCGTCTCGATTATATGAATGCGATGACGAACAACTACGTATATTGCGCAGCAGTTGAGAAACTACTAGGTTGGGAGATTCCAGAGCGTGCTGAATATTTACGCGTCATCACGATGGAACTCAACCGAATCGCAAGTCACTTAGTTTGGTGGGGTACATATTTACTAGATATTGGTGCCCTAAGCCCATTCCTTTACGCATTCCGTGATCGTGATCATTGCTTAGATTTACTGAATGAAATCAGTGGAGCAAGAATGACCTTTAACTACATGCGTATCGGTGGAGTGAAATGGGATGCACCAGACGGATGGATTGATAGAGTAAAAGAAAAAGTAAACGTGCTTCGTGAAAACATCGCCGAGTATGACACGCTCGTTACAGGAAATGAAATTTTCCAATCTCGTACGATGGGGGTTGGGAAGCTAACGAAAGAACAAGTCATTAATTGGGGTCTTTCAGGACCACTAGCGAGAGCAAGTGGCGTGAACATTGACATTAGAAAAGAAGAGCCTTATTCGATTTATGACCGGTTCGACTTCGATATTCCAGTAAGAGAAGAAGGCGATGTGTTTGCCCGTTATAAAGTGAGAATTGCAGAGCTATATGAATCTCTGAAAATCATTGAGCAAGCATGTGAGCAAATACCTGAAGGCGGAGACATCATTACGAAAAAAGGAAAGCGTATTATGATGATCAAACCACCTGCTGGTGAAGCGTACACACGTGCGGAAGCATCTAAGGGAGAAATCGGTGTTTATGCGATTAGTAATGGAAAAAACAAGCCTTATCGTATCAAACTGCGCCGACCATCTTTCGTAAACGTATCTATTTTACAAGAATTACTGATCGGACAAAACATACAAGACCTCGTAGCTATATTCGGAAGCTTAGATATCGTACTCGGGGAGGTTGATGCGTAA